A section of the Pseudomonas sp. FP453 genome encodes:
- the ruvB gene encoding Holliday junction branch migration DNA helicase RuvB: MIEADRLIAATGPRDREEVQDRAIRPLSLADYIGQPTVREQMELFIQAARGRSESLDHTLIFGPPGLGKTTLANIIAQEMGVSIKSTSGPVLERPGDLAALLTNLEPHDVLFIDEIHRLSPIVEEVLYPAMEDFQLDIMIGEGPAARSIKLDLPPFTLVGATTRAGMLTNPLRDRFGIVQRLEFYSTADLATIVSRSAGILALPLDPEGAFEIARRARGTPRIANRLLRRVRDFAEVRAKGHITKAVADLALNLLDVDEHGFDHQDRRLLLTMIEKFDGGPVGVDSLAAAISEERHTIEDVLEPYLIQQGYIMRTPRGRVVTRHAYLHFGLNIPSRLGEMPVVDEFLDAVDD; this comes from the coding sequence GTGATTGAAGCAGATCGTCTGATCGCGGCCACCGGCCCGCGCGACCGTGAAGAAGTGCAGGACCGCGCCATCCGCCCCCTGAGCCTGGCCGACTACATCGGCCAGCCCACCGTGCGCGAGCAGATGGAGCTGTTTATCCAGGCCGCGCGTGGGCGCAGTGAGTCGTTGGACCACACGTTGATCTTCGGCCCACCGGGCTTGGGCAAGACCACGCTGGCCAATATCATCGCCCAGGAAATGGGCGTGTCGATCAAGTCCACCTCCGGCCCGGTGCTGGAGCGTCCGGGTGATCTGGCGGCGCTGCTGACCAATCTTGAGCCGCACGACGTGCTGTTTATCGACGAGATCCACCGGCTGTCGCCGATCGTCGAGGAAGTGCTGTACCCGGCCATGGAAGACTTCCAGCTCGACATCATGATCGGCGAAGGACCGGCTGCGCGCTCGATCAAGCTCGACCTGCCGCCCTTCACACTGGTGGGTGCCACCACCCGCGCAGGCATGCTGACCAACCCGTTGCGAGACCGTTTCGGCATTGTTCAACGTCTAGAGTTTTATAGCACCGCAGACCTGGCGACCATCGTCAGCCGTTCGGCGGGCATTCTCGCCTTGCCGCTGGACCCGGAAGGCGCGTTCGAAATCGCCCGGCGTGCCCGTGGCACACCGCGGATCGCCAACCGTTTGCTGCGCCGCGTACGTGACTTTGCCGAAGTGCGCGCCAAGGGCCATATCACCAAGGCCGTGGCCGACCTGGCCTTGAACCTGCTGGATGTGGATGAACACGGCTTCGATCATCAGGATCGGCGTCTACTCTTGACCATGATCGAGAAGTTCGACGGCGGCCCGGTGGGCGTCGACAGCCTGGCGGCCGCGATCAGCGAAGAGCGCCACACGATCGAGGATGTGCTGGAACCGTACCTGATCCAGCAGGGTTACATCATGCGCACCCCAAGGGGCCGAGTGGTGACGCGGCATGCCTACCTGCACTTTGGGTTAAACATTCCGTCACGATTGGGTGAGATGCCCGTGGTAGACGAATTCCTCGATGCAGTGGACGATTAA
- the ruvA gene encoding Holliday junction branch migration protein RuvA: MIGRLRGTLAEKQPPHLILDVNGLGYELEVPMTTLYRLPSVGEPITLHTHLVVREDAQLLYGFIGKRDRDFFRELIRLNGVGPKLALALMSSLEVDELVRAVSAQDTSALTKVPGVGKKTAERLLVELKDRFKAWEVVPSMFALVPNQPDMPAAQVASAESDAVNALISLGYKPQEASKAVSAIKDKNLSAEDMIRRALKGMI, from the coding sequence GTGATTGGACGCTTGCGCGGCACCCTGGCTGAGAAACAGCCGCCGCACCTGATTCTGGATGTCAACGGGTTGGGGTATGAGCTGGAAGTGCCCATGACCACCCTGTATCGCCTGCCGTCGGTCGGCGAGCCGATTACGCTGCACACCCATCTGGTGGTGCGTGAAGATGCGCAATTGCTCTATGGTTTCATTGGCAAGCGCGACCGTGACTTCTTCCGCGAGTTGATTCGCCTCAATGGCGTTGGCCCGAAGCTTGCGCTGGCCTTGATGTCGAGCCTGGAAGTGGATGAACTGGTGCGTGCCGTATCCGCCCAGGACACCTCGGCGCTGACCAAGGTGCCGGGTGTCGGCAAGAAGACTGCCGAGCGCCTGCTGGTGGAACTCAAGGACCGTTTCAAGGCCTGGGAAGTCGTGCCGAGCATGTTTGCCCTGGTGCCGAACCAGCCGGACATGCCAGCGGCCCAGGTCGCCAGCGCCGAGAGCGATGCGGTCAATGCGCTGATTTCCCTTGGCTACAAGCCGCAGGAAGCCAGCAAGGCCGTGTCGGCCATCAAGGACAAGAACCTGAGTGCCGAAGACATGATCCGCCGCGCCCTGAAGGGAATGATTTAA
- the ruvC gene encoding crossover junction endodeoxyribonuclease RuvC, which translates to MTLILGIDPGSRITGFGVVQQTPRGCIYVASGCIRTGAGELAERLQIVYRGVREVIQTYGPVTMGIEKVFMAKNADSALKLGQARGAAIVAGAEEGMEIAEYTATQVKQAVVGTGAANKEQVQMMVMHMLKLTSKPQIDASDALAIAICHAHTRSSLLPHGLGTARSRGGRLRL; encoded by the coding sequence ATGACTTTAATCCTAGGTATCGACCCCGGTTCGCGCATCACCGGTTTTGGCGTGGTGCAACAGACCCCGCGCGGCTGCATCTATGTGGCCTCGGGTTGCATCCGTACCGGCGCGGGCGAGTTGGCCGAGCGCCTGCAGATCGTCTATCGTGGCGTGCGTGAAGTGATCCAGACCTACGGGCCGGTGACCATGGGCATCGAAAAGGTGTTCATGGCCAAGAACGCCGATTCGGCGCTCAAGCTTGGCCAGGCCCGTGGCGCTGCCATCGTCGCCGGGGCCGAGGAGGGCATGGAGATCGCCGAGTACACGGCGACGCAGGTCAAGCAGGCCGTGGTCGGTACCGGTGCAGCCAACAAGGAGCAGGTGCAGATGATGGTCATGCACATGCTCAAGCTCACCTCAAAGCCGCAAATCGACGCCTCCGACGCTCTGGCCATCGCCATTTGCCATGCGCACACCCGCTCCAGCCTGTTGCCCCACGGCCTGGGTACGGCACGCAGTCGTGGCGGGCGGCTGCGTCTCTGA
- a CDS encoding YebC/PmpR family DNA-binding transcriptional regulator, which translates to MAGHSKWANIKHRKERQDAKKGKIFTKWIRELTVAARQGGGDPGSNPRLRLALDKALGANMSRDIIDRAVARGAGAADTDDMVELTYEGYGPGGVAVMVECMTDNRNRTAAAVRHAFSKCGGNLGTDGSVAYLFERKGQITFAPGTDEDALMEAAMEADADDVVTNEDGSIDVFTSFASFYAVRNALEAAGFKGTDAEIVMLPTTSAELDLDGAQKVLKLLDMLEDLDDVQNVYSNADIPEDVAAQLV; encoded by the coding sequence ATGGCTGGCCATTCCAAGTGGGCGAACATCAAGCACCGCAAAGAGCGTCAGGATGCCAAGAAAGGCAAGATCTTCACCAAGTGGATCCGCGAGCTGACCGTCGCTGCCCGCCAGGGCGGTGGTGACCCGGGTTCCAACCCGCGCCTGCGCCTGGCGCTGGACAAGGCTCTCGGCGCCAACATGAGCCGCGACATCATCGACCGCGCCGTGGCCCGTGGTGCCGGCGCTGCCGATACCGACGACATGGTCGAGCTGACCTATGAAGGCTACGGCCCGGGCGGCGTGGCGGTGATGGTCGAGTGCATGACCGACAACCGCAACCGAACCGCCGCGGCGGTGCGCCATGCGTTCAGCAAGTGCGGCGGCAACCTCGGTACCGACGGTTCGGTGGCTTACCTGTTCGAGCGCAAAGGGCAGATCACCTTTGCCCCAGGCACGGACGAAGACGCGCTGATGGAAGCGGCGATGGAAGCGGATGCCGACGACGTGGTGACCAACGAAGACGGTTCGATTGACGTGTTCACTTCGTTTGCCAGCTTCTACGCCGTGCGCAACGCCCTCGAAGCGGCCGGCTTCAAAGGCACTGACGCGGAAATCGTGATGTTGCCGACCACCAGTGCCGAGCTGGACTTGGACGGTGCGCAGAAGGTGCTGAAGCTGCTGGATATGCTGGAAGACCTGGATGATGTGCAGAACGTCTATTCCAACGCAGATATCCCGGAAGACGTAGCCGCACAGCTAGTCTAA
- the aspS gene encoding aspartate--tRNA ligase has protein sequence MMRSHYCGQLNETLEGQEITLCGWVHRRRDHGGVIFLDIRDRDGLAQVVFDPDRAESFAAADRVRSEYVVKITGKVRLRPAGAVNKNMASGGIEVLGYELEVLNESETPPFPLNEFSDVGEETRLRYRFLDLRRPEMAEKLRLRSRMTTSIRRFLDENGFLDVETPILTRATPEGARDYLVPSRTHAGSFFALPQSPQLFKQLLMVAGFDRYYQIAKCFRDEDLRADRQPEFTQIDIETSFLDEKEIMGLTEQMIRNLFKEVLGLEFGDFPHMTFEEAMRRYGSDKPDLRNPLELVDVADQLKAVDFKVFSGPANDPKCRIAALRVPGGASMPRKQIDDYTKFVGIYGAKGLAYIKVNERANGVDGLQSPIVKNIPLDNLNEILDRVGAVDGDIVFFGADKAKIVSEALGALRIKLGHDLNLLTCEWAPMWVVDFPMFEENDDGSFSALHHPFTAPKCTPAELEANPAGALSRAYDMVLNGTELGGGSIRIHRKEMQQSVFRLLGINEAEQEEKFGFLLDALKYGAPPHGGLAFGLDRLVMLMTGAQSIREVIAFPKTQSAADVMTQAPGVVDAKALRELHIRLRETPKAE, from the coding sequence ATGATGCGCAGCCACTATTGCGGCCAACTGAACGAGACCCTGGAAGGTCAGGAAATCACTCTTTGCGGATGGGTTCACCGTCGCCGCGACCACGGCGGGGTAATCTTCCTCGATATCCGTGATCGTGATGGTCTGGCCCAGGTGGTGTTCGACCCGGACCGCGCCGAGAGCTTCGCCGCCGCCGACCGCGTGCGCAGCGAATACGTCGTGAAGATCACCGGCAAGGTGCGCCTGCGTCCGGCCGGTGCCGTGAACAAGAACATGGCTTCTGGCGGCATCGAAGTGCTGGGCTACGAACTGGAAGTGCTGAACGAGTCGGAAACCCCGCCGTTCCCGCTCAATGAGTTCTCCGACGTGGGCGAAGAAACCCGCCTGCGCTATCGCTTCCTCGACCTGCGTCGTCCGGAAATGGCCGAGAAGTTGCGTCTGCGCTCGCGCATGACCACCAGCATCCGCCGCTTCCTCGACGAGAACGGCTTCCTCGACGTAGAAACGCCGATCCTGACCCGGGCCACCCCGGAAGGCGCGCGTGACTACCTGGTGCCGAGCCGCACCCACGCCGGTTCGTTCTTTGCCCTGCCGCAATCGCCGCAGCTGTTCAAGCAACTGCTGATGGTGGCCGGCTTCGACCGTTACTACCAGATCGCCAAGTGCTTCCGCGACGAAGACCTGCGCGCCGACCGCCAGCCGGAATTCACCCAGATCGACATCGAGACCAGCTTCCTCGATGAAAAAGAGATCATGGGCCTGACCGAGCAAATGATCCGCAACCTGTTCAAGGAAGTGCTGGGCCTGGAGTTCGGCGATTTCCCGCACATGACCTTCGAAGAAGCCATGCGCCGCTACGGTTCCGACAAGCCAGACCTGCGTAACCCGCTGGAACTGGTAGACGTTGCCGACCAGCTCAAGGCCGTCGACTTCAAGGTGTTCAGCGGCCCGGCCAACGACCCTAAATGCCGCATCGCCGCCCTGCGTGTACCCGGCGGCGCGAGCATGCCGCGCAAGCAGATCGACGACTACACCAAGTTCGTCGGCATCTACGGTGCCAAGGGCCTGGCGTACATCAAGGTCAACGAGCGCGCCAATGGCGTTGACGGCCTGCAATCGCCGATCGTCAAAAATATCCCGCTGGACAACCTGAACGAGATCCTCGATCGCGTTGGCGCGGTTGACGGCGACATCGTGTTTTTCGGCGCCGACAAGGCCAAGATCGTCAGCGAAGCCCTGGGCGCGCTGCGGATCAAGCTGGGTCACGACCTGAACCTGCTGACCTGCGAATGGGCGCCGATGTGGGTCGTTGACTTCCCGATGTTCGAAGAGAACGACGACGGCAGCTTCAGCGCCTTGCACCACCCGTTCACCGCGCCGAAGTGCACGCCGGCCGAGCTGGAAGCCAACCCGGCTGGCGCTCTGTCCCGTGCCTACGACATGGTCTTGAACGGTACTGAGCTGGGTGGCGGTTCGATCCGTATCCATCGCAAGGAAATGCAACAGTCGGTCTTCCGCCTGCTGGGCATCAACGAAGCAGAACAGGAAGAGAAGTTCGGCTTCCTGCTCGACGCCCTGAAATACGGCGCGCCGCCCCACGGTGGCCTGGCTTTCGGCCTGGATCGCCTGGTGATGCTGATGACCGGCGCCCAGTCGATCCGTGAAGTGATCGCCTTCCCGAAAACCCAGAGTGCTGCGGACGTCATGACCCAGGCTCCAGGTGTGGTGGATGCCAAGGCGCTGCGCGAGCTGCACATCCGCCTGCGCGAGACGCCGAAGGCTGAGTAA
- a CDS encoding FmdB family zinc ribbon protein: MPMYDYQCASCGHQLEAIQKISAAPLVDCPACQAPELKKMLSMPGFRLSGSGWYETDFKTGSKKNLAGGDKAD, encoded by the coding sequence ATGCCCATGTACGACTATCAATGTGCTTCCTGTGGTCATCAGTTGGAAGCCATTCAGAAGATCAGCGCAGCACCGCTGGTCGATTGCCCAGCCTGCCAGGCGCCGGAGCTCAAGAAGATGTTGTCCATGCCAGGCTTCCGCCTGAGTGGCAGCGGCTGGTACGAGACCGACTTCAAGACCGGCTCGAAGAAGAATCTGGCCGGCGGCGACAAAGCAGACTGA
- a CDS encoding ribbon-helix-helix domain-containing protein, whose translation MSRGVGNGVMEACGFHKIKVDPFAKGFDMGLARPLSRSVRLNGFSTCLRLEQIYWNILTEIARINACSVSALLSYVDREVHLRYGGVKNFSGLVRVVCVVHALRGHVDPQNHG comes from the coding sequence ATGTCACGCGGAGTGGGTAATGGAGTGATGGAGGCGTGTGGCTTCCATAAGATAAAGGTCGATCCCTTTGCAAAGGGGTTCGACATGGGCCTGGCCAGGCCCTTGTCCCGATCGGTCAGGCTCAACGGGTTTTCCACGTGCCTGCGGCTTGAGCAGATCTATTGGAACATCCTCACGGAAATCGCCAGGATCAATGCCTGTTCCGTCAGTGCGTTGCTGTCTTATGTCGATCGGGAAGTGCATTTGCGTTACGGGGGAGTGAAGAACTTCAGTGGCCTGGTCCGGGTAGTGTGTGTAGTTCATGCTTTAAGGGGCCACGTAGATCCACAGAACCACGGGTAA
- a CDS encoding Dps family protein — MAIDIGISEEDRKSIVDGLSRLLSDTYVLYLKTHNFHWNVTGPMFRTLHLMFEEQYNELALAVDSIAERIRALGFPAPGAYSIYARLSSIKEEEGVPSAEEMIKQLVAGQEAVTRTARGIFPLLDKVSDEPTADLLTQRMQVHEKTAWMLRSLLENQ, encoded by the coding sequence ATGGCAATCGATATTGGTATCAGTGAAGAAGACCGTAAATCCATCGTCGATGGGCTTTCGCGGCTGCTGTCCGATACCTACGTACTGTATCTGAAGACCCACAACTTCCATTGGAACGTCACGGGCCCGATGTTTCGTACGCTGCACTTGATGTTTGAAGAGCAGTACAACGAACTGGCGCTGGCGGTGGACTCCATCGCCGAGCGTATCCGTGCCCTGGGCTTCCCGGCACCGGGCGCCTATTCGATCTATGCCCGCCTGTCTTCGATCAAGGAAGAGGAGGGTGTTCCCAGCGCCGAAGAGATGATCAAGCAACTGGTGGCGGGCCAGGAGGCGGTTACCCGTACCGCGCGGGGTATCTTCCCACTGCTCGACAAGGTCAGTGATGAACCGACCGCCGACTTGCTGACCCAACGTATGCAGGTTCACGAAAAAACCGCGTGGATGCTGCGTTCCCTGCTCGAAAATCAGTAA
- a CDS encoding cold-shock protein: protein MLKIVHLLTGVAALLLSFIPSLQPESLPYLQQHDALYLALFGLLNLTLAPVIPYWNKGTRHQLQNLVSALLVLTVVVQTLTLLAPMPEVGGHPAILLSLVIAVVAIVLHLAISFYRSSPAAASQNYDMTNRDTGTVKWFNTSKGFGFISRDSGDDIFVHFRAIRGEGHRVLVEGQRVEFSVMNRDKGLQAEDVIAALPRR, encoded by the coding sequence ATGTTGAAAATCGTCCACCTGCTAACGGGCGTTGCAGCGTTGCTGCTGTCCTTTATCCCGAGCCTGCAGCCTGAAAGCCTGCCCTACCTGCAACAACATGACGCTCTGTACCTGGCCTTGTTCGGCCTTCTTAACCTGACGCTGGCACCGGTGATTCCTTACTGGAACAAAGGCACACGTCATCAACTGCAAAACCTGGTCAGCGCGCTGCTGGTACTGACCGTTGTCGTGCAAACCCTCACCCTCCTGGCACCCATGCCTGAAGTCGGTGGCCACCCGGCCATCCTGCTCAGCCTGGTGATTGCAGTGGTCGCCATCGTTCTTCACCTGGCGATCAGCTTCTACCGTTCGTCGCCTGCGGCCGCGTCGCAAAACTACGACATGACCAACCGCGATACCGGCACCGTCAAGTGGTTCAACACCTCCAAAGGCTTCGGCTTTATTTCCCGTGATTCGGGCGACGATATCTTCGTCCACTTCCGGGCCATCCGTGGCGAAGGTCATCGCGTCCTGGTGGAAGGCCAGCGCGTGGAGTTCTCCGTGATGAACCGCGACAAGGGCTTGCAAGCTGAAGATGTGATCGCAGCACTGCCGCGTCGCTGA
- a CDS encoding SlyX family protein, with translation MDLQDRVNDLESRLAFQDDTIETLNDILVTQQRAVERLQMQMTALLKRQEEMGGQFETAEEEAPPPHY, from the coding sequence ATGGACTTGCAAGACCGCGTCAACGACCTGGAAAGCCGCCTGGCCTTTCAGGACGACACCATCGAAACCCTCAATGACATCCTGGTCACCCAGCAGCGGGCGGTCGAACGCCTGCAAATGCAGATGACCGCGCTGCTCAAGCGCCAGGAAGAAATGGGCGGCCAGTTCGAGACCGCCGAAGAAGAAGCCCCGCCGCCTCACTATTGA
- a CDS encoding HIT domain-containing protein, which produces MFALDQRLQQDTLAIGDFPLCRLLLSNDSNYPWFILVPRINAISEVFQLDVADQQTLWQETTALAQLLNEGLGADKMNIGALGNVVSQLHVHVIVRRRDDAAWPAPVWGKHPARPYTDAQVTAIRARLRELLPADFIFTQG; this is translated from the coding sequence GTGTTTGCCCTAGACCAACGCCTGCAACAAGACACGCTGGCCATTGGGGATTTCCCCCTGTGCCGCCTGCTGCTGTCCAACGACTCGAATTACCCCTGGTTCATCCTCGTGCCCCGCATCAACGCTATCAGTGAAGTGTTTCAACTGGATGTCGCCGACCAGCAGACTTTGTGGCAAGAGACGACAGCCCTCGCCCAATTGCTGAACGAAGGCCTTGGCGCTGACAAGATGAACATCGGCGCGCTCGGTAACGTGGTCAGCCAGTTGCATGTGCATGTGATCGTGCGCAGGCGCGACGACGCCGCCTGGCCGGCACCGGTATGGGGCAAGCATCCCGCCCGGCCTTACACCGACGCGCAAGTGACGGCCATTCGTGCGCGCCTGCGTGAACTGTTGCCGGCCGACTTTATCTTTACCCAGGGCTGA
- a CDS encoding OprD family porin: MRVMKWSMIALAVSAGTSQFAMASDQSDSKGFVDDSSFSINTRLLNFRRDFRNNDSGKSYTNETGLGFNGLYQSGFTQGTVGVGVDVIGLLGVKLDSGKGRNGTGLFPNGSDGRAQDDYSKGGGAIKFRVSNTVLKIGDQYTTAPVFASDDSRLLPELPQGISLTSTEIKGLKLEGGHFTSSVAQSQTFKDSILDFPETSRGIKQANFFGGVYSWTPEFTTSLYYSKVEDYWRKLYANVNWTHALGDDQSVAVDFNIYDTKSSGEGLQRAYKDDVTKLDNRAFSLQGAYTLGAHTFTLAAQKVSGDGDYGYGIDGGGTVFLANSVARSDFNAEGEKSFKARYDLDMASFGVPGLTFGAAYITGSGANTATTSNGKEWERDIEGKYVIQSGPAKDLSLRVRQATYRSSDGVYYGSSSIDELRLIVSYPLKIM; the protein is encoded by the coding sequence ATGCGCGTGATGAAGTGGAGCATGATCGCCCTGGCTGTTTCAGCAGGCACCTCACAGTTCGCAATGGCATCCGACCAAAGCGATTCCAAAGGCTTTGTTGACGACAGTTCCTTCAGCATCAACACCCGTTTGCTGAACTTCCGTCGGGACTTCCGTAACAACGATTCCGGCAAGAGCTACACGAACGAGACCGGTCTGGGCTTCAACGGCCTGTACCAATCGGGCTTCACCCAAGGCACCGTCGGTGTGGGTGTTGACGTGATCGGCCTGCTGGGCGTGAAACTGGACAGCGGCAAGGGCCGTAACGGCACCGGCCTGTTCCCCAACGGCTCGGATGGTCGCGCCCAGGATGACTACTCCAAAGGCGGCGGCGCCATCAAGTTCCGCGTGTCCAATACTGTCCTGAAAATCGGCGACCAATACACCACCGCACCTGTGTTCGCTTCCGACGACAGCCGCTTGCTGCCGGAACTGCCACAAGGTATCTCGCTGACCAGCACCGAGATCAAGGGCCTCAAGCTCGAAGGCGGCCACTTCACTTCCAGCGTCGCGCAGTCCCAGACCTTCAAGGACAGTATCCTCGACTTCCCTGAAACCAGCCGAGGCATCAAGCAGGCCAACTTCTTCGGCGGCGTGTACTCCTGGACTCCAGAGTTCACCACCAGCCTCTACTACTCCAAAGTCGAAGACTACTGGCGCAAACTCTACGCCAACGTCAACTGGACTCACGCCTTGGGCGATGACCAGTCGGTGGCCGTGGACTTCAACATCTACGACACCAAGAGCTCGGGCGAAGGCCTGCAACGCGCCTACAAAGACGACGTGACCAAGCTCGACAACCGTGCATTCAGCTTGCAGGGTGCCTACACCCTCGGCGCGCACACCTTCACCCTGGCGGCTCAGAAGGTCAGCGGCGATGGCGACTACGGCTACGGTATCGATGGCGGCGGCACAGTCTTCCTGGCCAACTCCGTTGCCCGTTCCGACTTCAACGCCGAAGGCGAGAAGTCGTTCAAGGCTCGTTACGACCTCGATATGGCATCCTTCGGTGTACCAGGCCTGACCTTTGGCGCTGCCTACATCACCGGTAGCGGCGCCAACACCGCAACCACGTCGAACGGCAAAGAGTGGGAACGCGACATCGAAGGCAAGTACGTCATCCAGAGCGGTCCAGCAAAAGACCTGAGCCTGCGTGTACGTCAAGCAACTTATCGTTCGTCTGATGGTGTGTACTACGGCTCGTCGTCTATCGACGAACTGCGTCTGATCGTGTCGTACCCGCTGAAAATCATGTAA
- a CDS encoding mechanosensitive ion channel family protein — protein MDLNAEVDQLIKTSQSWVPMIMEYGSRVFLAVLTLAIGWWLINILTHRVGRLLALRNADLALQHFITNLANIALKVMLMVNVASMIGVATTSFVAAIGAATLAIGLALQGSLANFAGGVLILLFRPFRIGDWIEAQGTSGTVDSIQIFHTVLRTGDNKTVIIPNGSLSNGIITNTNRQPTRKVVFDVGVDYDADLQKAREVLLELAKDPRVLADPAAVAVVSTLGDSSITVSLRCWTKTADYWDVVFMLNELARDRLKAAGIDIPFPQRVIRVMQETAAK, from the coding sequence ATGGATTTGAACGCTGAAGTGGATCAACTGATCAAAACGTCGCAGTCTTGGGTTCCGATGATCATGGAGTATGGCAGCCGCGTATTCCTGGCCGTGCTGACCCTGGCCATCGGCTGGTGGCTGATCAACATCTTGACCCACCGGGTGGGGCGCTTGCTGGCCCTGCGTAATGCGGACCTGGCGCTGCAACACTTCATCACCAACCTGGCCAACATCGCGCTGAAAGTGATGCTGATGGTCAACGTGGCCTCGATGATCGGCGTGGCGACCACCTCGTTCGTTGCCGCAATCGGCGCCGCGACCCTGGCCATTGGCCTGGCACTGCAAGGCAGCCTGGCGAACTTCGCCGGTGGCGTGCTGATCCTGTTGTTCCGCCCGTTCCGTATCGGTGACTGGATCGAAGCCCAGGGCACTTCCGGCACCGTCGACAGCATCCAGATCTTCCACACTGTGCTGCGCACGGGCGACAACAAGACGGTCATCATCCCGAACGGCAGCCTCTCCAACGGCATCATCACCAACACCAACCGTCAGCCAACCCGCAAAGTGGTGTTCGACGTGGGCGTGGACTATGACGCCGATCTGCAGAAAGCCCGTGAGGTGCTGCTGGAACTGGCGAAAGACCCGCGCGTACTGGCCGACCCGGCTGCGGTGGCCGTGGTGTCGACCTTGGGCGACAGCTCTATCACGGTTTCCCTGCGTTGCTGGACCAAGACGGCGGATTATTGGGATGTGGTGTTCATGCTCAATGAACTGGCGCGTGACCGTTTGAAGGCCGCCGGGATTGATATCCCGTTTCCGCAGCGGGTTATTCGCGTAATGCAAGAAACGGCCGCGAAGTAA
- a CDS encoding YajQ family cyclic di-GMP-binding protein gives MPSFDVVSELDKHEVTNAVENAVKELDRRYDLKGKGSFEFKEKDLTVNLTAEAEFQLEAMIEILKLSLVKRKIDAQCLEIKDAYASGKLMKQEAVLKEGIDKELAKKIVAHVKDAKLKVQAAIQGEQVRITGKKRDDLQEAIAALRAKTFDMPLQFNNFRD, from the coding sequence ATGCCTTCGTTCGACGTGGTATCCGAACTGGACAAACACGAAGTCACCAACGCCGTCGAGAACGCCGTCAAGGAACTGGACCGTCGCTATGACTTGAAAGGCAAGGGCAGCTTCGAATTCAAGGAAAAGGACCTGACTGTCAACCTGACCGCTGAAGCCGAATTCCAGCTGGAAGCGATGATCGAGATCCTCAAGCTGTCGTTGGTCAAGCGCAAGATCGATGCGCAGTGCCTGGAAATCAAGGACGCCTACGCCTCCGGCAAGCTGATGAAGCAGGAAGCCGTCCTCAAGGAAGGCATCGACAAGGAGCTGGCGAAGAAAATCGTTGCTCACGTCAAGGACGCCAAGCTGAAAGTCCAGGCGGCCATCCAGGGTGAGCAGGTGCGTATCACCGGCAAGAAGCGTGACGATCTGCAAGAGGCGATCGCCGCCCTGCGCGCCAAGACCTTCGACATGCCGCTGCAGTTCAATAACTTCCGCGACTGA